gaaaagaccCCTCCAAAATTCTATGAATTTGTCCTCATCTGTAAATCTCAATATTTACTATGTCCTTTTTGGtctttttccctctctctctatatatatatatttttccttttactgCAACTTTATTTACACGTTTTGGAATAAAAGGTACGTTCATGGTCATGATCTTGATCCTGATCCTTCATTTTCAACCGTTGATTTTTTCACATGATGGAACATGCGTTGGGATTTTCGTCGCTGAACATCTGAGGCGCGTGCATGGGGTGCGCCTGGGGGTACATCTCGTAACCCGGATTCACATACCCTTGGTTCACGTACCCGTACGAAGTACTCGGAGCGTCGTGATTCACGTACCCTTGATGAACTTCCACCGGGTAATGCTGACCGTCCACGTGTCCATCCCAAAACATAGGCGGTGAGTGGTACGGATACCCACCGTACATCATCTTACTCACCTCCACCTTCGGTGCACCACCACCTTCCTCTTTCTTCTCACCACCGCCACCACCgccttctttctctttctctttctctttctctttcttctctccgCCGCCTCCGCCGGCGGCTGGGGCggcttccttttctttcttgtctCCGCCGCCTTCCTTTGGCTTTTTGTCGCCGCCGCCGCCATCGTCTTTCTTGGGCGGCGGGACCACGTCGACGTTGCGTTTGAGCTTTTCTTTGAGGTAAGGAGTGAGTTCGTTCACCTCCATGAATCCCTTCACCGTTACTTGATCCTTCGTTTTGTCTACCTCCACCGACTCAACTCCTGCATACGCGTCACCACCACGTCAAAGTTAGTTACAGACAAAATGACTCTTTTGCCACCATAACAAACCCGCTCCTGAGGGCATAAATGGAATATCATAAAACATTTAAAAggataaataaaagaagaagatgaggggTTTGCTA
This genomic stretch from Castanea sativa cultivar Marrone di Chiusa Pesio chromosome 9, ASM4071231v1 harbors:
- the LOC142610330 gene encoding heavy metal-associated isoprenylated plant protein 6-like; translated protein: MGEKDGEKAGGDKKVAPAPAPAEKKDDVSVTAVYKIDLHCEGCAKKVRRAVRHFDGVEEAKTDCDANKLTVKGTNIDPTAIKEKLEEKIKKKVELVSPQPKKDGGGGEKKPEEKKVEKKEEPKKPKESTVVYKIKLHCDGCISKIKRIIRKYAGVESVEVDKTKDQVTVKGFMEVNELTPYLKEKLKRNVDVVPPPKKDDGGGGDKKPKEGGGDKKEKEAAPAAGGGGGEKKEKEKEKEKEGGGGGGEKKEEGGGAPKVEVSKMMYGGYPYHSPPMFWDGHVDGQHYPVEVHQGYVNHDAPSTSYGYVNQGYVNPGYEMYPQAHPMHAPQMFSDENPNACSIM